One window from the genome of Pseudoalteromonas sp. '520P1 No. 423' encodes:
- a CDS encoding D-alanine--D-alanine ligase, producing the protein MNGQKFGKVAVLMGGSSAERAVSLNSGKAVLSALQSAGVNAFVFDPAERNLFELKECDTERVFIALHGRGGEDGTVQGALEFLELPYTGSGVLGSALAMDKARCKELFRSRNLPTANFITLEKNSEFDIEKIIHEFGALMVKPSHEGSSIGMAKAATAAELETALEDAFKYDDIVLLEQWISGREFTVTMLAGDALPVIEMVTPRGFYDYEAKYQVNSTEYFCPADLSQKDTQYLQKISKLAFDLVGATGWGRVDIMQDSDNQFYILEVNTVPGMTEKSLVPMSAKANGLSFEQLVVNILAQTLGK; encoded by the coding sequence ATGAATGGGCAAAAGTTCGGTAAAGTAGCCGTTTTAATGGGGGGCAGTTCTGCAGAGAGGGCTGTTTCACTTAATTCAGGTAAAGCAGTGTTGTCAGCTTTACAAAGTGCAGGCGTAAATGCATTTGTGTTTGATCCTGCCGAGCGAAACTTATTTGAATTAAAAGAGTGTGATACTGAACGTGTATTTATTGCATTGCATGGGCGAGGTGGTGAAGATGGCACAGTTCAAGGTGCGCTTGAGTTTTTAGAGCTTCCTTATACTGGTAGTGGTGTTTTGGGTTCAGCTTTAGCTATGGATAAAGCGCGTTGTAAAGAATTATTCAGATCGCGTAATTTACCAACAGCTAATTTCATTACATTAGAAAAAAATAGTGAATTTGATATAGAGAAAATAATTCATGAATTTGGTGCTTTAATGGTAAAGCCTTCTCATGAAGGTTCAAGTATTGGCATGGCAAAAGCAGCGACTGCAGCTGAGTTAGAAACAGCGCTTGAAGATGCATTCAAATATGATGATATCGTTTTATTAGAACAATGGATATCAGGGCGAGAATTTACGGTAACTATGTTAGCAGGTGATGCACTGCCGGTTATTGAAATGGTTACACCTCGCGGTTTTTATGATTATGAAGCGAAATATCAAGTGAATAGTACTGAATACTTTTGTCCTGCTGATTTATCTCAAAAAGATACACAATATTTACAGAAGATATCAAAATTAGCATTTGATTTAGTAGGTGCAACAGGTTGGGGCCGAGTTGATATCATGCAAGATTCTGATAATCAGTTTTATATATTAGAAGTTAATACAGTACCTGGTATGACTGAAAAATCACTTGTGCCTATGTCAGCAAAAGCGAATGGTTTGTCATTTGAGCAGTTGGTTGTAAATATATTAGCGCAAACTTTAGGTAAATAA
- the ftsA gene encoding cell division protein FtsA — MTKSAERNLVIGLDVGTSKVVATVGEITADNKLSIVGIGSQISHGMDKGGVNDLNLVSESIQRAIDEAELMADCRISSVYLGISGKHIQCQNENGVVAINNTEVSSDDIDNVMHTARSVPISAERKMLHAIAQEYSVDMQEGIKNPLGMSGVRMETQAHIITCSNDMAKNIEKCVERCGLTVDQLTYTALASSHAVLTEDERELGISVIDIGGGTMDLTIYTSGALRHSAVIPVAGNQVTGDIAKIFRTPISHAESLKVQYACASSAMASTEDTIEVPSVGGRPSRTMSRHTLSEVVEPRFKELLELALREIRRSGYEDQIAAGIVLTGGTAKMTGALEVAEEIFQMPVRIASPIGMIGLTDYVDDPSFATAVGLLQYSQTMQTANAQKTSEQNGVSWFSRVQKMFKDHF; from the coding sequence ATGACTAAGTCAGCAGAACGAAATCTAGTTATCGGCTTAGATGTAGGCACATCTAAGGTGGTTGCGACTGTGGGTGAAATCACCGCAGATAATAAATTAAGTATAGTTGGCATAGGTAGCCAAATATCTCACGGTATGGATAAAGGTGGGGTGAATGATCTTAATCTAGTATCAGAATCAATTCAAAGAGCCATAGATGAAGCTGAGTTAATGGCTGATTGTCGTATTAGTTCTGTTTATTTGGGGATCTCAGGTAAACATATTCAATGTCAAAATGAAAATGGTGTTGTTGCAATCAATAATACAGAAGTGAGTTCTGATGATATTGATAATGTAATGCATACAGCTAGATCTGTGCCTATTTCAGCAGAGCGAAAAATGCTACATGCAATCGCACAAGAGTACAGTGTTGATATGCAAGAAGGGATTAAGAACCCGCTTGGCATGAGTGGTGTGCGCATGGAGACGCAAGCGCATATTATTACATGCTCAAATGATATGGCTAAAAATATTGAAAAATGTGTTGAGCGATGTGGTCTAACTGTTGATCAATTAACTTACACCGCACTAGCATCTAGCCATGCTGTTTTAACTGAAGATGAAAGAGAGTTAGGTATTTCAGTGATTGATATTGGCGGCGGAACTATGGATTTAACTATCTATACCAGCGGGGCTCTACGTCATTCCGCTGTGATTCCTGTTGCAGGTAATCAAGTTACGGGTGATATCGCTAAAATTTTCCGTACGCCTATTTCACATGCTGAATCATTAAAAGTACAATATGCATGTGCAAGTAGTGCAATGGCCAGTACAGAAGATACGATTGAAGTGCCAAGTGTTGGTGGTCGTCCATCTAGAACTATGTCACGCCATACTTTATCTGAGGTGGTAGAACCAAGGTTTAAAGAATTGCTTGAGCTGGCATTAAGAGAGATCCGCCGTTCAGGTTATGAAGATCAAATTGCTGCGGGTATTGTTCTAACAGGCGGTACCGCAAAAATGACTGGCGCTTTGGAGGTCGCTGAAGAAATTTTCCAAATGCCAGTTAGAATAGCCAGTCCTATCGGGATGATTGGATTGACGGATTACGTTGATGACCCTTCATTTGCAACGGCTGTTGGCTTATTACAATATAGCCAGACAATGCAAACAGCAAATGCCCAAAAAACATCTGAGCAAAATGGTGTAAGTTGGTTTAGCCGGGTGCAAAAAATGTTTAAGGATCACTTTTAA
- the ftsW gene encoding cell division protein FtsW: MNWLVSVKRKLLSNNDNGASSIYDPVIIYCIMLLIGVGFVMVTSASMPVAERLFNNPFHFTLRHGIFLGLSFIYLAVSVSLPMAWWKKANPYLLLAGMALLVLVLLIGREVNGSQRWIGLGPFNMQVAEIAKLYFFSYLAGYLVRKRDEVKENFMGFVKPIIVFVVYAGLILMQPDLGTVVVMFVTTVGLLFLAGAQLWQFFMLLMAGGGLIVLLIVFSPYRWARVTSFWDPWDDPFGKGYQLVQSLMAYSRGSWWGQGLGNSIQKQEYLPEAHTDFIFSVIAEETGFIGVLSILAILCVLVFRALIIGKKALQSGKEYEGYFALAIGIWFAFQTMVNIGASAGILPTKGLTLPFVSYGGSSMLMMTIAIGILLRIDFEVKLATRQATSGGRKK, encoded by the coding sequence ATGAATTGGTTAGTTAGTGTAAAACGCAAATTGCTTTCAAATAATGATAACGGTGCTTCGTCAATTTATGACCCAGTTATTATTTATTGCATTATGTTATTGATAGGTGTTGGTTTTGTAATGGTAACAAGTGCATCTATGCCTGTTGCAGAACGTTTATTTAATAATCCTTTTCACTTTACATTACGGCATGGCATTTTTTTAGGTTTGAGTTTTATTTATTTAGCTGTAAGCGTTAGCTTACCTATGGCTTGGTGGAAAAAAGCCAACCCTTATTTACTATTAGCTGGAATGGCCTTGTTAGTTTTGGTGTTGCTTATAGGTCGAGAAGTGAATGGTTCACAACGTTGGATTGGGCTCGGTCCTTTTAATATGCAAGTTGCAGAGATAGCAAAGTTATATTTCTTTAGTTATTTAGCTGGATATTTAGTACGTAAGCGTGATGAAGTAAAAGAAAACTTTATGGGGTTTGTTAAGCCAATTATTGTGTTTGTTGTATACGCAGGCTTGATTTTAATGCAGCCAGATTTAGGTACTGTTGTTGTAATGTTTGTAACAACAGTGGGGCTCTTATTTTTAGCAGGCGCTCAATTATGGCAATTTTTTATGCTTCTAATGGCGGGCGGTGGCTTAATTGTTTTGTTAATTGTATTTTCTCCTTATCGTTGGGCAAGGGTGACCTCTTTTTGGGACCCTTGGGATGACCCGTTTGGTAAAGGTTATCAGCTAGTACAGTCTTTAATGGCTTATAGTCGGGGTAGTTGGTGGGGTCAAGGCTTAGGTAACAGTATTCAAAAACAAGAATACCTACCAGAAGCGCATACAGATTTTATTTTTTCAGTCATCGCTGAAGAAACTGGTTTTATAGGTGTTTTAAGTATTTTAGCTATTTTGTGTGTATTGGTATTTCGCGCTTTAATAATTGGAAAAAAAGCACTGCAAAGCGGTAAAGAATATGAGGGCTATTTTGCTTTGGCTATTGGCATTTGGTTTGCTTTTCAAACCATGGTTAATATCGGAGCGAGTGCTGGTATATTACCAACAAAAGGTCTTACTTTGCCTTTTGTTTCTTATGGTGGTTCCAGTATGTTGATGATGACAATCGCAATAGGCATTTTATTAAGAATAGATTTTGAGGTAAAACTGGCTACTAGGCAGGCAACATCCGGAGGGCGAAAAAAATAA
- the murD gene encoding UDP-N-acetylmuramoyl-L-alanine--D-glutamate ligase: MNYLKQLKELNIIVLGLGVSGLSTVRFLLQNNINPIVIDSRLNAPGLDWLQANAPEIEVKLGDLSKSNLSQADLIIISPGIALAQTDVALAITSGVEVIGDIELFARINTQPVIAVTGSNGKSSVVTLTAKVLEKAGFKVGLGGNIGTPILDLLTQNRDVFVLELSSFQLETTSSLKPVSATVLNISEDHLDRYDGMAHYTQTKHNIYENCENAIYSLDDKETYPTKVNNKLSFAADNADFCLVTQNGQSYFSALGKILFETSNLKVEGKHNQLNALAVMALLSPWNLETKTFKQAFNEFLGLEHRCQLVCSHQNVKYFNDSKATNIGACIASIESLAAGSNKNIILIAGGDGKGADFSALKAYFDKHIKKLICLGKDAHQLAKLSVSALQVSSMADAVNLASEYALSGDIVLLAPACSSLDMYPNFMARGVDFSQLALQQKAN; the protein is encoded by the coding sequence ATGAATTATTTAAAGCAGTTAAAAGAGTTAAATATTATCGTGCTTGGTCTGGGAGTTTCCGGATTGAGCACAGTGCGTTTTTTACTGCAAAATAATATCAACCCTATCGTGATTGATAGTCGTTTAAATGCGCCTGGTTTAGATTGGTTGCAAGCAAACGCACCTGAGATTGAAGTTAAGCTTGGGGATTTATCAAAATCTAATTTGTCACAAGCTGATTTAATCATTATCAGCCCTGGTATTGCATTAGCGCAAACAGATGTTGCATTAGCAATCACATCAGGTGTTGAAGTGATAGGCGATATTGAATTATTTGCACGTATCAATACACAACCAGTGATAGCTGTAACGGGCTCTAATGGTAAATCAAGTGTTGTAACTTTAACTGCAAAAGTATTGGAAAAAGCCGGTTTTAAAGTGGGCTTAGGCGGTAATATCGGCACGCCTATTTTAGACTTGCTAACGCAAAATAGAGATGTATTTGTTTTAGAGTTATCTAGTTTTCAGTTAGAAACAACATCAAGTTTAAAACCTGTTAGCGCCACTGTGCTTAATATTTCAGAAGATCATTTAGACAGATACGATGGCATGGCGCACTACACTCAAACGAAACATAACATTTATGAAAATTGTGAAAACGCGATTTACAGTTTAGACGATAAAGAGACTTATCCAACTAAGGTTAATAATAAATTAAGTTTTGCAGCTGACAATGCTGATTTTTGTTTAGTTACACAAAATGGTCAAAGTTACTTTAGTGCCTTAGGTAAAATATTATTTGAAACAAGTAACTTAAAAGTTGAAGGTAAACATAATCAGCTAAATGCATTAGCTGTGATGGCTTTATTATCTCCGTGGAACTTAGAGACCAAAACTTTCAAACAGGCCTTTAATGAATTTTTAGGATTAGAGCATAGGTGCCAGTTAGTTTGTTCACATCAGAATGTGAAATACTTTAATGATTCTAAAGCCACTAATATTGGAGCTTGTATCGCTTCAATTGAGAGCTTAGCTGCGGGTAGTAATAAAAATATTATTTTAATTGCTGGCGGTGATGGCAAAGGTGCTGACTTCTCTGCTTTAAAAGCATATTTTGATAAACACATTAAAAAGCTAATTTGTTTAGGCAAAGATGCGCATCAATTAGCTAAATTAAGCGTTAGTGCATTGCAAGTGAGCTCTATGGCAGACGCTGTTAATTTAGCCTCTGAATATGCTTTATCAGGTGATATTGTTTTATTGGCACCTGCGTGTTCAAGTTTAGATATGTATCCAAATTTTATGGCCCGTGGCGTTGACTTTTCACAGTTAGCTTTACAACAAAAGGCTAACTGA
- a CDS encoding cell division protein FtsQ/DivIB has product MNQKIESFLKWQKTVHWSRVLGMGFFLIVLIGLCQMYFSISDYLQKEHQTQIKHVTVLGEPKHTSERQILNAIKQADLSRFFDLDVNQVQDFVIALPWVETASVRKQWPNTLKVFVVEHNPVAIWNDDLLLNSDGKVFQAPKATITKKLPSLFGPEGSEIEAFNTFQQFAELLYINNFELTSLALSERFAWQFWLSNGINLNLGRKDKLKRVQKFIDMYPYMLKRKDAEVDSVDLRYDTGLAVSWKAADLHKLQQKNYKQKSKA; this is encoded by the coding sequence ATGAATCAAAAAATAGAATCTTTTTTAAAATGGCAAAAAACTGTGCATTGGTCACGGGTGCTTGGCATGGGGTTCTTTTTAATTGTATTGATTGGTTTATGTCAGATGTATTTTTCAATTAGTGACTATTTACAAAAAGAACATCAAACACAAATAAAGCATGTAACTGTATTAGGGGAGCCTAAGCATACATCAGAGCGTCAAATTTTAAATGCGATTAAACAAGCTGATTTATCTCGTTTTTTTGACTTAGATGTTAATCAAGTTCAAGATTTTGTCATCGCCTTGCCTTGGGTAGAAACTGCTTCAGTGCGTAAACAGTGGCCAAACACCTTAAAAGTATTTGTTGTTGAGCATAATCCAGTTGCGATATGGAATGATGATTTGTTGTTAAATTCTGATGGCAAAGTATTTCAAGCTCCAAAAGCAACAATAACAAAAAAATTACCAAGTTTATTTGGACCTGAAGGCAGTGAAATAGAGGCTTTTAATACATTTCAGCAGTTCGCAGAATTACTTTATATCAATAATTTTGAACTAACGAGTTTGGCGCTTTCGGAAAGATTTGCTTGGCAGTTTTGGTTAAGCAATGGCATAAACCTAAATTTGGGTCGAAAAGATAAGTTAAAACGGGTGCAAAAGTTTATTGATATGTACCCATATATGCTTAAACGCAAAGATGCTGAGGTAGATTCAGTTGATTTAAGGTATGATACTGGGCTTGCGGTTAGTTGGAAGGCTGCAGACTTACACAAATTACAACAAAAAAACTATAAACAAAAGAGTAAGGCATGA
- the murG gene encoding undecaprenyldiphospho-muramoylpentapeptide beta-N-acetylglucosaminyltransferase encodes MNKKQQKLMIVAGGTGGHIFPGIAVAEYLIKQDWQVVWLGTSDRMEADVVPKHGLDIRFIDVKGVRGNGLKRLIKAPFMVLKAILQARKVMQHEQPDVLLGMGGYITGPAGLAAKTLGIPLIVHEQNAVAGMSNKLLAKFSNQVLGAFPGAFPEVDYQVVGNPVRESVANIEYEPSEQSCRILVIGGSLGAKVLNDELPAVFSQLNKVKPIEVWHQTGKGNLGAVKGAYQELSLKAKVAQFIDDIDAAYAWADIVVCRSGALTVSEIAAAGKMALFVPFPHAVDDHQTENAKFLVSNQAALLLQQRNLNQQSLVALLKPFIEQPQLIKEMADKAKSYAQTDATEQVANYIKQHTRYTCTN; translated from the coding sequence ATGAATAAAAAACAACAAAAATTAATGATAGTCGCCGGTGGTACTGGGGGGCATATATTCCCAGGTATAGCGGTTGCAGAGTATTTGATAAAACAAGACTGGCAAGTTGTTTGGTTGGGGACATCAGACAGAATGGAAGCCGACGTAGTGCCGAAGCACGGCTTAGATATTCGTTTTATTGATGTTAAAGGTGTGCGTGGTAACGGTTTAAAAAGGCTTATAAAGGCACCTTTCATGGTGTTAAAGGCAATCTTGCAAGCGCGTAAAGTAATGCAACACGAACAGCCTGATGTGTTATTAGGTATGGGTGGTTATATTACAGGTCCTGCAGGTTTAGCTGCAAAAACATTAGGGATCCCTTTAATTGTGCATGAACAAAATGCAGTTGCAGGAATGAGTAATAAGCTGCTTGCTAAATTTTCAAATCAAGTCTTAGGTGCATTTCCTGGGGCGTTTCCTGAGGTTGATTATCAGGTTGTTGGTAACCCGGTCAGAGAAAGTGTTGCAAATATAGAGTACGAGCCGTCGGAGCAGTCATGCCGTATTTTAGTTATTGGTGGTTCATTAGGTGCAAAAGTATTAAATGATGAGCTACCTGCGGTATTTTCTCAGTTAAATAAAGTCAAACCAATAGAGGTTTGGCATCAAACTGGTAAAGGTAATTTAGGAGCTGTAAAAGGCGCTTATCAAGAATTATCTCTCAAGGCTAAAGTAGCGCAATTTATAGATGATATAGACGCGGCTTATGCTTGGGCTGATATTGTTGTATGTCGTTCTGGCGCCCTAACAGTAAGTGAAATCGCAGCTGCAGGGAAAATGGCTTTATTTGTGCCGTTTCCACATGCTGTAGATGATCATCAAACTGAAAATGCGAAATTTTTAGTATCAAATCAAGCTGCATTATTGTTACAGCAAAGAAATTTAAATCAGCAAAGTTTAGTTGCGTTATTAAAGCCTTTTATAGAGCAACCACAGTTAATTAAAGAGATGGCTGATAAAGCTAAGTCTTATGCTCAAACAGATGCAACTGAACAAGTGGCTAATTATATAAAACAGCATACTCGTTATACATGTACAAATTAA
- the mraY gene encoding phospho-N-acetylmuramoyl-pentapeptide-transferase: MLMWLAEYLTQYYSGFNVFSYLTFRAILGIFTALFISLYFGPKLIKALQRMQIGQTVRDDGPESHLSKSGTPTMGGLLILASIFTSTLFWADLSNKYVWVTLFVIGSLGAVGFVDDYRKVIRKDSNGLIARWKYFWQSVIALVTACFLFFTQQLDAETALLIPFFKEVMPQLGIFFIVMSYFVIVGTSNAVNLTDGLDGLAIVPTILVAAAFAFIAYVTGNVNFANYLNIPHIPLTSELVIVCTAIVGAGLGFLWFNTYPAQIFMGDVGSLALGGALGIIAILVRQELVLVIMGGVFVMEALSVILQVGSYKLRGQRIFRMAPIHHHYELKGWPEPRVIVRFWIISVVLVLAGLATLKLR; encoded by the coding sequence ATGTTAATGTGGTTAGCTGAGTATTTAACGCAATATTATTCTGGATTTAATGTTTTCTCTTATCTGACATTTAGAGCTATTTTAGGTATTTTTACCGCTTTATTTATCTCTTTGTATTTTGGTCCAAAATTAATAAAAGCATTACAACGTATGCAAATTGGGCAGACTGTCCGTGATGATGGACCTGAGTCTCATTTATCTAAGTCTGGTACGCCTACCATGGGTGGTTTGTTGATATTGGCCTCTATTTTTACCAGTACGCTATTTTGGGCTGATTTAAGTAACAAATATGTTTGGGTGACTTTATTTGTTATTGGTTCTTTAGGTGCTGTTGGCTTTGTCGATGACTATAGAAAAGTGATCAGAAAAGATAGTAATGGTCTGATTGCGCGCTGGAAGTATTTTTGGCAATCAGTGATTGCGTTAGTGACTGCGTGTTTCTTATTTTTCACCCAGCAATTAGATGCTGAAACGGCGCTATTAATTCCATTTTTTAAAGAAGTCATGCCTCAACTTGGTATCTTCTTTATTGTTATGAGTTACTTTGTAATTGTAGGTACCTCTAATGCAGTTAACTTAACTGATGGTTTAGATGGTTTAGCAATTGTGCCAACTATTTTAGTGGCAGCTGCTTTTGCTTTTATTGCTTATGTAACAGGTAATGTGAATTTTGCTAATTACCTAAATATCCCTCATATACCACTCACAAGTGAACTTGTCATAGTGTGTACTGCCATAGTGGGAGCCGGACTTGGTTTCCTATGGTTCAATACTTATCCAGCGCAGATATTTATGGGAGATGTCGGTTCTTTGGCTCTGGGCGGAGCTCTAGGCATAATCGCAATTTTAGTACGTCAAGAATTGGTATTGGTCATTATGGGTGGTGTATTTGTAATGGAAGCTTTATCGGTAATTTTACAAGTTGGCTCATACAAATTAAGAGGCCAAAGGATCTTTAGAATGGCACCTATACATCATCATTATGAATTAAAAGGTTGGCCAGAGCCTAGGGTAATCGTACGTTTTTGGATTATTTCTGTGGTATTAGTTTTAGCCGGTTTAGCAACATTGAAGCTGAGATAA
- the murF gene encoding UDP-N-acetylmuramoyl-tripeptide--D-alanyl-D-alanine ligase, whose protein sequence is MIPMDFKWIAKVLGVTENLKDINENNKSVSNINTDTRTISSNEVFLALKGANFDGHKFVKKAINQGATAVIVEQDVLSEIEAEGVVQFIVADTRIALGLLGSAVKAEVSPKTIAITGSVGKTTVKEMTAAILGLNAKVLATNGNFNNDIGVPLTLLRLEQDDEYAVIELGANHLGEIDYTSNLVKPDVATICNVAAAHLEGFGSIDGVAKAKGEIFNGLKDAGTAVLNFDSNYHDFWFKTLTSKKIMQFSSKIQKDVWAENISFDQLGRANFDLCIENESAFVQLQLPGEHNIKNALTATALTLALDIPLKQISQGLSNIEQVKGRVNLIELNKDITIIDDSYNANVQSVKAAIDLLKQIQGHTILALGDMGELGEDALSYHQDVGTYAKSEGIKQLYTLGTLSMGAHEGFYTEHTSNKNTQHFMDRTALLNQLLTDFSQHNKSEKITILIKGSRSAAMELLVQDIIKNKEACELQTKESGDLLC, encoded by the coding sequence ATGATCCCAATGGATTTTAAATGGATAGCAAAAGTTTTAGGGGTGACTGAAAACCTCAAAGATATTAATGAAAATAATAAATCTGTAAGCAATATAAATACAGATACACGCACAATTAGCTCAAATGAAGTGTTTTTAGCACTTAAAGGCGCAAACTTTGATGGTCATAAGTTTGTTAAAAAAGCCATTAACCAAGGTGCAACAGCGGTTATTGTTGAACAAGATGTATTGAGTGAAATTGAAGCTGAAGGTGTCGTTCAATTTATTGTAGCAGATACCCGAATTGCTTTGGGTTTACTTGGCAGTGCAGTGAAAGCAGAGGTTTCGCCAAAAACTATCGCCATAACAGGTAGTGTAGGTAAAACGACAGTTAAAGAAATGACCGCTGCAATTTTAGGTTTAAATGCTAAAGTATTGGCTACAAATGGCAACTTCAATAATGATATTGGCGTACCGCTTACTTTATTACGTTTAGAGCAAGATGATGAATATGCTGTTATTGAGCTAGGTGCAAATCATTTAGGCGAGATAGATTATACCAGTAACTTAGTTAAGCCTGATGTTGCTACCATTTGTAATGTGGCCGCGGCTCACTTAGAAGGTTTTGGTAGTATAGATGGTGTCGCTAAAGCGAAAGGTGAGATTTTTAATGGTTTAAAAGACGCAGGCACCGCCGTTTTAAATTTTGATAGTAATTATCATGATTTTTGGTTTAAAACTTTAACATCCAAAAAAATAATGCAATTTTCCAGCAAAATTCAAAAAGATGTTTGGGCTGAAAATATTAGCTTTGATCAACTTGGTCGCGCCAATTTTGATTTATGCATTGAAAATGAATCTGCTTTTGTACAGTTACAATTGCCCGGTGAACATAATATAAAAAATGCATTAACAGCTACTGCACTCACCTTAGCGCTAGATATTCCTTTAAAACAAATTTCTCAAGGGCTATCAAACATAGAGCAAGTTAAGGGGCGAGTTAATTTAATTGAACTAAACAAAGATATTACCATTATTGATGATAGCTACAATGCTAATGTGCAATCGGTGAAGGCTGCAATAGATTTACTTAAACAGATCCAAGGGCATACTATTTTAGCTTTAGGTGATATGGGTGAGTTAGGTGAAGATGCTTTAAGTTATCATCAAGATGTAGGGACTTATGCTAAATCTGAAGGTATAAAGCAACTTTATACATTAGGCACATTAAGTATGGGTGCCCATGAAGGGTTTTACACAGAGCATACATCAAATAAAAATACACAGCATTTTATGGATAGAACTGCACTTTTAAATCAGCTTTTAACTGATTTTTCACAACACAATAAATCAGAAAAAATAACAATATTAATTAAGGGGTCGCGCAGTGCGGCTATGGAATTATTAGTGCAAGATATAATAAAAAATAAAGAAGCATGTGAACTTCAAACTAAAGAGTCTGGAGATTTATTATGTTAA
- the murC gene encoding UDP-N-acetylmuramate--L-alanine ligase — MRKVNSIHFIGIGGAGMGGIAEVLVNEGYCVTGSDITQSPMTDRLKAAGATIFIGHQSENVKKASVVVVSTAIDETNPEIIEAKANRIPIVRRAEMLSELMRFRHGIAIAGTHGKTTTTSLIASIFAKADLDPTFVIGGLLNSAGTNARLGKSRFLIAEADESDASFLHLQPMVSVITNIEADHMDTYQGNFENMKDTYIEFIHNLPFYGVAVACIDCPVVTELLPRFGRKFITYGESEQADYRLVDFTQTVSTSEFKVINNSGSELLVKLNMPGKHNALNAIAAIAVAKDEGISDEAIVKALEKFEGIGRRFQHYGEFDTGRGKAMLIDDYGHHPTEVAATIKAVKDGWPDRRLVMAYQPHRYTRTRDLYEESVKVLTDVDLLLLLEVYSAGEAPIAGADSKSLCRSLRQRGKEPVYIAQPNELPLVLSDVLQDGDIVLTQGAGNIGQLVKSLAQMKLNIEKLKQVNA, encoded by the coding sequence ATGAGAAAAGTAAACAGTATTCACTTTATTGGCATAGGTGGTGCCGGTATGGGTGGTATTGCTGAAGTTCTAGTTAATGAGGGATATTGTGTTACTGGCTCAGATATCACTCAGAGCCCTATGACTGACAGATTAAAGGCTGCTGGTGCAACTATTTTTATTGGTCATCAAAGTGAAAATGTAAAAAAAGCCAGTGTTGTTGTTGTTTCTACTGCAATAGATGAAACAAACCCTGAGATTATAGAAGCAAAAGCAAATCGTATTCCGATTGTGCGCCGTGCCGAAATGCTATCAGAGCTGATGCGTTTTCGACATGGTATTGCCATCGCCGGTACTCATGGCAAAACAACAACAACAAGTTTGATTGCAAGTATTTTTGCGAAAGCTGATTTAGATCCCACTTTTGTTATTGGTGGTTTATTAAATAGCGCAGGAACAAATGCACGATTAGGTAAAAGTAGGTTTTTAATTGCTGAAGCTGATGAAAGCGACGCATCATTTTTACATCTACAGCCTATGGTATCAGTGATCACCAATATTGAAGCTGACCATATGGATACATACCAAGGTAACTTTGAAAATATGAAAGATACCTATATTGAGTTTATCCATAATTTGCCATTTTACGGTGTTGCAGTTGCTTGTATTGATTGCCCTGTTGTAACTGAGCTATTGCCAAGATTTGGTCGTAAATTTATTACTTATGGCGAGTCAGAACAAGCGGATTACCGATTAGTAGACTTCACACAAACAGTCAGTACGAGTGAGTTTAAAGTAATTAACAACTCAGGTTCTGAACTGCTTGTTAAATTAAATATGCCCGGTAAACACAATGCATTAAATGCGATAGCAGCAATCGCAGTTGCAAAAGATGAAGGCATTAGTGATGAAGCAATTGTTAAAGCGTTAGAAAAATTTGAAGGAATAGGGCGACGTTTCCAACATTATGGTGAGTTTGACACTGGACGCGGTAAAGCCATGTTGATTGATGATTATGGTCATCACCCAACAGAAGTCGCGGCTACAATCAAGGCTGTCAAAGATGGCTGGCCTGATAGACGTTTGGTGATGGCATATCAACCTCATAGATATACAAGAACAAGAGATCTCTATGAAGAATCTGTAAAAGTATTAACTGATGTTGATCTTTTATTATTGCTTGAAGTCTATTCTGCGGGAGAAGCGCCTATTGCAGGTGCTGATAGTAAAAGTTTATGTCGCAGCTTACGTCAAAGAGGTAAGGAGCCTGTATATATTGCGCAACCAAATGAATTGCCATTGGTTTTAAGTGATGTATTACAAGATGGCGATATCGTTTTAACCCAAGGTGCGGGAAACATTGGGCAATTAGTTAAATCTTTAGCGCAAATGAAATTAAATATAGAAAAATTAAAGCAGGTTAACGCATGA